A genome region from Triticum aestivum cultivar Chinese Spring chromosome 2B, IWGSC CS RefSeq v2.1, whole genome shotgun sequence includes the following:
- the LOC123045481 gene encoding F-box protein 7, protein MASPDISIDIRPELNSFDHLRSTGYISTDRPWLKLYGIRVPPVSLFNSLSSTPDLALIHQCLPDELLIEIFGRMSPYTLGRAACVCRKWKYTTRNPTLWRNACLKTWQRNGIEANFRMVQSLYDSSWRKMWVQRPRIRIDGLYVSRNTYIHTGITEWQFKKTVNVVCYYRYLRFFPTGKFLYKISPQKVKDVVKCMHLRASKGDSVFKGDYTLSGDGQIEMALLYPGHRYTLVRMRLRVRGTTIGANNRLDVLKILTTGVNGTELGNWKGNILELVEDWEENETHDPDVPAVSHSRGLTPFVFVPFEEADTSVLNLPVEKMDYFVPG, encoded by the exons ATGGCTTCCCCAG ATATCTCCATTGATATTCGCCCAGAGTTGAACTCATTTGATCATCTAAGAAGCACGGGATATATTTCAACAGATAGACCATGGTTGA AACTATATGGAATAAGAGTTCCACCCGTCTCACTGTTCAACAGTTTGAGCAGTACGCCTGATCTGGCACTCATTCACCAGTGCTTACCTGATGAACTGCTTATCGAG ATCTTTGGGAGAATGAGCCCATATACTTTAGGGAGGGCTGCTTGTGTCTGCCGCAAGTGGAAATATACTACACGCAATCCTACTTTGTGGCGGAATGCTTGCCTGAAAACTTGGCAG AGGAATGGAATAGAGGCAAACTTCAGGATGGTGCAGTCGTTATATGATTCTTCCTGGAGGAAAATGTGGGTGCAGAGACCAAGAATCCGAATTGATG GTCTTTATGTTAGTAGAAACACATATATTCATACTGGAATTACAGAATGGCAGTTCAAGAAAACTGTCAATGTG GTTTGCTACTACCGTTACTTGAGATTTTTTCCAACCGGGAAGTTCCTGTACAAG ATTTCCCCACAGAAAGTCAAAGATGTTGTCAAGTGCATGCATCTCCGAGCATCAAAAGGCGATAGTGTGTTTAAAGGCGACTATACACTGTCAGGGGATGGCCAG ATAGAAATGGCACTCCTATATCCTGGGCATCGGTACACACTTGTTAGGATGCGCCTTAG GGTTAGAGGCACTACAATTGGCGCAAATAACAGGTTGGATGTCTTAAAGATCCTAACCACCGGGGTGAATGGAACCGAACTGGGAAACTGGAAAGGCAACATACTTGAACTTGTTGAGGACTGGGAGGAGAATGAGACGCATGACCCAGACGTGCCTGCTGTTTCCCACAGCAGGGGTTTGACTCCCTTTGTGTTTGTTCCATTTGAGGAG GCTGATACTTCAGTGCTAAACCTGCCAGTGGAGAAGATGGATTACTTTGTCCCTGGGTGA